In Passer domesticus isolate bPasDom1 chromosome 9, bPasDom1.hap1, whole genome shotgun sequence, a genomic segment contains:
- the LOC135308321 gene encoding serine/threonine-protein kinase PAK 1-like: MGTSWQWVAVKELYLQHQGCEGVLKEILLMRENKNANIVSYLESYLVDEAVLLVLEYMDGGSLADVVTVRRMAVGHIATVCRECLQGLAFLHAKQVIHRDIKSDNILLGRDGSVKLAGYSC; this comes from the exons GTGGCTGTAAAGGAACTTTAtctccagcaccagggctgtgagggagtattaaaagaaatcctgctcatgagagaaaataagaacgCCAATATTGTCAGCTACTTAGAAAG ctacCTTGTGGATGAGGCTGTCCTGCTGGTGTTGGAATATATGGATGGAGGCTCCTTAGCTGATGTGGTCACCGTGAGAAGGATGGCTGTAGGACACATAGCAACAGTGTGTCGGGAG tgcctgcaaggcctggcTTTCCTTCATGCCAAGCAGGTGATCCACAGAGACATCAAAAGTGACAACATCCTTCTGGGCCGGGATGGCTCCGTCAAGCTGGCTGGGTATTCCTGCTGA